CATGTAAAAATCTTAATGTTCTACCTCTGGATGTAGTATTATCAATCACCTCAGCGATTAATTCGTCATTTTCCCCAAAATATAATTTGTTTCCAATTCTGATTTTTCGAGCAGGATCAACAAGAACATCCCACAGTCGACTTTCTTTATTTAGCTCTCGCATTAAAAAAACCTCAATTTTTGCACCTGTTTTCTCTTTGTTTCCATATAATCTGGCGGGAATTACCTTAGTGTTATTTAAAACCATAACATCATCCTCATTAAAATAATCTAAAATGTCTGTGAATTTTCTATGCTCTATTTTTCCAGAATCTCTATGAATAACCATCATTCTTGATTCATCTCTATTAATAAGCGGATCAATGGCTAACAGTTCTGGTGGCAATTTAAAGTCGAAATGGGATAATTTTAGCTTTATCATTAGATTCTTTTTTTACAGAATATGGACGCAAATATACAAAATTATCAAATGTGATTTTTTTTAATTAAATAGGTCATAAAAAATTCTTAATATTTTCAATACTTAAAGCATCTTCTAATTTATATTCCCCTACAGATACCCTAGATAAAGCATGTAAATAGGCTCCACAACTCAAATCCTTACCAATATCATTAGCCAATGATCTAATATAAGTGCCCTTACTACATTTTATTTTAAACTTAACAAATGGCAAGTCGACAGCTATTAAGTCCAAGCTATAAATAGTTATTTTTCTTTTTTTTATATCAATATTTAACTCTCCTCTACGTGCTTTTTTATATAATGGTTCCCCCTTATGCTTAATTGCTGAAAAAATAGGAGGAACTTGAGAAAGTTCTCCAATAAAATTTGAAAATGATTTTAAAATTTGACTGTTAGTAATAAAATTATATTCTTTTATTTCTTTTTCTTTTGTTTCACTATCAAAGCTGTCAGTAATAGCTCCTAATTTTAAAGTGCCTATATATGTTTTGTCAAGATTTATAAAACTATTAATAGTTTTTGTTCTATCTCCTGTGCAGATGATTAATAAACCAGTAGCTAGAGGATCTAAGGTTCCAGTATGACCTACTTTAATTTTTTGTAAATCATATTTCTTTTTCATTAAACTCCTGATGTTTTTAACTACATCAAACGATGTCCAATTAATTGGCTTATTAACGAATATAGTCTTTGATATTTGCTTATTAATCAAACTCATACAAATAACAAAAAACCACACCCAATACAGATGCAATAGTATCCAAAATATTTTAGATTCTTTTTTTGAACAATTGATATCATATATTTACAAGCAAATAGACCTGAAAAAAAAGCACTTATAAAAGCAATTAATAAACCTTGAATCTCAACATCATTACTTGAATCAGTTGTGATAAATTCAACTAATTTAATTAGTGTACCTCCCAGTATCGGTACAAGAGCCATTAGAAATGAAAATTCAGCTGCTTTTTCTCTCTTCACCTTGCAACATAAGGCCGCAGTAATTGTAAATCCAGAACGAGAGATTCCAGGAATGATTGCAATAGCTTGTGCACAACCAATCAAAAAAGCATTAGAAAAAGTTATATCTCCATTTGATGGATTTATAAAATTAGTATAAATTAAAATTACACCAGTAATAATTAGCATTAGACATACTAAATTAATTGCATTAGTAAAAAGTAAGTCAATTTGACTATTAAACAACAAATAAATAATAATTGTCGGAATGGATGATAAAAGAAGCTTCAATATAAAGCTGGTATCATCTATATTTTGATTTATTAAACCCACTATAATCTGCTTAATACGCTCAAAGTATACAATAGATGTACTTAATGCCGTAGCAAAATGAACAGTAATAAATAATAAAAGTGGTTCTTCTTGAGCAAGATTAGAAATGTGTGAAAAGATCTCTAAGTGGCCACTACTACTTATAGGGAAAAACTCAGTTAAACCTTGAATCAATCCCAATATAAAGTATTTTAATTCATCAATCATTATAAAATATTGCAAAGCCCAAGCCAATATATCCAACAATAACTATTATGGGAGCTATTATAATTCTTTTAGTAGAGAATATCTCTTCATTAAATTCAAAATCGGTAGTCCCGCCGCCACCTTTCATTAATAGAAAGCCGATGATAATTATCACTATACTAATTATTAACAATAAATAATTAGATTTATTAAAAAGAAAAGTGTTTTTATTTGACATACTATTTATATAAATCTTCTGTATTTAAATTTAAGTACTTTCTTACAAAAATCCATGTACTAAAAAACGAAATCAACAAATTAATTCCACAAATAGCAAAAGTTAAATAAATTAATTGATAAATAGAAAACATGTTTTTTAGTTCTGGGAATTTATCAATGGCAAGTGATAAAAAAACCATTAAAATTAGATTTCCTACCAAACATGCTAAAATAGTAGATTTTAAATTTGATATTAAAAATGGTTTCTGTATAAACTTTTTAGTAGCCCCTACTAGTTGCATGGTCTTAATATTAAATCTTTTTGAATATATTGTTAATCTAATATTACTATTAATTAAAGCAAAAGCAATTATAAAAAATAATATAGCCATGAATAATAATAGAACTCCTAATCTAGTGAAATTTTTCTCCAATAAAGCAATGAGATTTTCATCATATATTACCTCTTTAACTTCTGAATAATACATGAATTCATTTATTTGACTCTGAGAAGTAGTCCGGATTAAAAAGTCAGAAAAAAATCTCACCTCAATAATATTAGATAGTGGATTACCACCTAAAACCTTTAAAAAATCTTGACCTAAATTATTAGCTAAAAGATTAGCTGACTCTTCTCTTGAAATAAAATCAACTGATTTTACATTAGGCATTAAAATTAAGGACTTAATTAATTGCTGAATTTGTATCTCCTCAATTGACTCCTCAATAATTAAATTAAAACTCACATTTTCTTTCAAATTAGTCTCAAGCGTATTGTAATTTATAGCAACTAAACCTAATACTCCCATAATCAAAACAGAAAATGTAGTGGCTAAAAAAATTGATATTCGAGAATTTATAACCCTAATTTTAAAAAAGTTCTCTGTTTTCAAACTCATAAAATATAATTTTAACTAGTTGAAGATTTTTCATAAATCAATGTAATAAATTATTTATTAATATTTACATTTATCATATTATAATAATATCTTATGGATTATAACTTTGAAGAAATAGAAAAAAAATGGTCGAAAGAGTGGAAGGCAAAAAATATCTATCGAGTTACAGAAGATCCAAATAAAAAAAAATTTTACGTCTTAGACATGTTCCCATATCCATCCGGAGCTGGTCTTCATGTCGGTCATCCACTAGGTTATATTGCATCTGATATATATGCAAGATTTAAAAGATTAAATGGATATAATGTTTTACATCCAATGGGTTATGATTCCTTTGGACTACCAGCAGAACAATATGCCATTGAAACCGGACAACACCCAGAAATCACAACAAAAAAAAATACAAGTAAATATAGAGAGCAACTTGATAAAATTGGCTTCTCTTTTGATTGGGAAAGAGAAATTCAAACCTCTAATCCCAACTATTATAAATGGACACAATGGATTTTCAAACAACTATTTGACTCCTACTATTGCAATATAAATGATAAGGCTCGTGATATTTCAGAGCTAATTGATGAGTTTGAAAAAAGTGGAAATAAAAAAGTCCAATCTTCATGCAATGAGGATACACCTCTTTTTAGTGCTGAACAATGGAGCAGCTGGGATGAAAAAAAACAACAAGAAATTCTCTTAAAATATCGTTTAGCATATTTATCAGAAACATGGGTGAATTGGTGTGAGAGCTTAGGTACTGTTTTAGCTAATGATGAAATAAAAGATGGTTATTCCGAGAGGGGGAACTTCCCTGTTGAACAAAAAAAAATGAAACAATGGTCCTTAAGAATCACTGCATATGCAGAAAGATTAATATCAGGACTAAAATCAATTGATTGGTCCGACTCCATTAAAGAAGTTCAAAAAAATTGGATAGGCAAGTCTGAAGGTGCATCTATTTATTTTAAAACACATAATCATGAAAGTTCCATTGAAGTTTTTACAACCAGACCTGACACAATCTATGGTGTATCATTTATAGTTTTAGCACCAGAGCATGATTTAGTAAAAAAAATTATGACTTCCCAAACAGCTCCATTTGTCGAAAAATATTGTAATCAAATCAAATTAAAAACCGAAAAAGAAAGACAATCAAATATTAAAAATATAACGGGAGTATTTTCTGGTTCGTATGCAATTCACCCATTCACAAAAAAGAAATTGCCTATTTGGATTGCCGAATATGTCCTAGCTTCTTATGGTACTGGTGCAATTATGGCTGTTCCCTGCGGTGACCAAAGAGATTGGAATTTTGCCAAACATTTCAATTTAGAAATCCCTAATATTTTCGACAAAAAAAACATTAGTGAAAAAGCTTGTACAGATAAATCAGCTACTATTACCAATTCAAGTTTTTTAAACGACTTAAAGGTTCAAGAAGCAATAAAAGTAGCAATTCAAGAAATTGATAAACAAAAAATTGGTGTACGAAAAACAAATTATAGAATTAGAGACGCTATTTTTAGTCGTCAAAGATATTGGGGGGAACCATTTCCTATATANTATAAACATGATACACCTTATTTAATTAACGAGAATACGTGTGTCAAACTGCCACCTGTAAATAAATACCTGCCTGA
This sequence is a window from Flavobacteriales bacterium TMED191. Protein-coding genes within it:
- the truB gene encoding tRNA pseudouridine(55) synthase TruB translates to MSLINKQISKTIFVNKPINWTSFDVVKNIRSLMKKKYDLQKIKVGHTGTLDPLATGLLIICTGDRTKTINSFINLDKTYIGTLKLGAITDSFDSETKEKEIKEYNFITNSQILKSFSNFIGELSQVPPIFSAIKHKGEPLYKKARRGELNIDIKKRKITIYSLDLIAVDLPFVKFKIKCSKGTYIRSLANDIGKDLSCGAYLHALSRVSVGEYKLEDALSIENIKNFL
- a CDS encoding undecaprenyl-diphosphate phosphatase; this encodes MIDELKYFILGLIQGLTEFFPISSSGHLEIFSHISNLAQEEPLLLFITVHFATALSTSIVYFERIKQIIVGLINQNIDDTSFILKLLLSSIPTIIIYLLFNSQIDLLFTNAINLVCLMLIITGVILIYTNFINPSNGDITFSNAFLIGCAQAIAIIPGISRSGFTITAALCCKVKREKAAEFSFLMALVPILGGTLIKLVEFITTDSSNDVEIQGLLIAFISAFFSGLFACKYMISIVQKKNLKYFGYYCICIGCGFLLFV
- a CDS encoding DUF3098 domain-containing protein produces the protein MSNKNTFLFNKSNYLLLIISIVIIIIGFLLMKGGGGTTDFEFNEEIFSTKRIIIAPIIVIVGYIGLGFAIFYND
- a CDS encoding FtsX-like permease family protein, coding for MSLKTENFFKIRVINSRISIFLATTFSVLIMGVLGLVAINYNTLETNLKENVSFNLIIEESIEEIQIQQLIKSLILMPNVKSVDFISREESANLLANNLGQDFLKVLGGNPLSNIIEVRFFSDFLIRTTSQSQINEFMYYSEVKEVIYDENLIALLEKNFTRLGVLLLFMAILFFIIAFALINSNIRLTIYSKRFNIKTMQLVGATKKFIQKPFLISNLKSTILACLVGNLILMVFLSLAIDKFPELKNMFSIYQLIYLTFAICGINLLISFFSTWIFVRKYLNLNTEDLYK
- a CDS encoding leucine--tRNA ligase, yielding MDYNFEEIEKKWSKEWKAKNIYRVTEDPNKKKFYVLDMFPYPSGAGLHVGHPLGYIASDIYARFKRLNGYNVLHPMGYDSFGLPAEQYAIETGQHPEITTKKNTSKYREQLDKIGFSFDWEREIQTSNPNYYKWTQWIFKQLFDSYYCNINDKARDISELIDEFEKSGNKKVQSSCNEDTPLFSAEQWSSWDEKKQQEILLKYRLAYLSETWVNWCESLGTVLANDEIKDGYSERGNFPVEQKKMKQWSLRITAYAERLISGLKSIDWSDSIKEVQKNWIGKSEGASIYFKTHNHESSIEVFTTRPDTIYGVSFIVLAPEHDLVKKIMTSQTAPFVEKYCNQIKLKTEKERQSNIKNITGVFSGSYAIHPFTKKKLPIWIAEYVLASYGTGAIMAVPCGDQRDWNFAKHFNLEIPNIFDKKNISEKACTDKSATITNSSFLNDLKVQEAIKVAIQEIDKQKIGVRKTNYRIRDAIFSRQRYWGEPFPIXYKHDTPYLINENTCVKLPPVNKYLPDENGNPPLARAKKEDWNIFKGDKMEFSTMPGWAGSSWYFLRFMDPNNDSEFVNKAKADYWKQVDLYVGGAEHSVGHLLYSRFWTKFLFDKNYIDFDEPFKKLINQGMILGRSSFVYRIKETNTFVTVEKKDQYETSKIHVDIELVENDILNIEKFKNWRSEYKNTKFILNQDNNYVCSYEIEKMSKSKYNTQNPDDLINQFGADTLRMYEMFLGPIEQFKPWDIKGINGVHNFIKKLWRLVNNPNLSNSSPSHEEYKIIHICIKKITNDLKRYSFNTVVSHLMICLNDLTKIGCYKKEIIELFVILLSPYAPFISAEIWQILGNKNLINDAKWPVHDEKYLLENTSNYAVSFNGKVRFNIELDSNLSKEEIQNYILKYPKTENYVKSKSINRIIIVPKKIINIVFD